From the Actinopolymorpha sp. NPDC004070 genome, the window CAGGGCGAGTGGATGCCCCTCACGAAGGTCCGGGTGCTGCCCGGCCCCCGCGAGGGAGCCGGCACCCGGTTGGAGGCGGTCACCGGTGTCGGGCGGGCCGCCGTGGCCGACCCGATGGAGGTCGTCGACTGGGTGCCGCCGGGCCGCTGCGTGGTCCGGCACGACGGGCGGGTGCTGCGGGGGAGCGGGACCTTCGAGATCGAGCCCCTCTCGGCGGACCGGTGCCGCTTCACCTGGCGGGAGGACCTCTCCGCGCCCGGCGGGGCGGTCGGGGAAGCCGTGTTCGCGGGCCTCGGGCGGGTGTCCACGGCGTTCTTCGGATACGCGCTGGGGCGGCTGGCCCGGCTCGCCGAGCGCTGAGAGGACGCCGAGCCGGGTCGGGAACGCCGGGCGCCGGACGCGGCCTGGCCGAACCCGGTCGCGGTCGGCTCAGGTCGCCGCTGGAAGATAGACGACGCTGAACGCCGAACACCCGGGGGCTCACATGCCGCACTCGCCGACCGATCCGCCCGCCGCCCCGACGAACGCCGTCAACCAGAGCGATCCGGGCGATGACGAGCTCGAGGGCCTGGACGACCTCGACGACGACGAGCCGGACGACTTGGACGACCTGGACGACTTGGACGACGATCTCGCCGCGGCCCGCCCGCGGGCCTGGTCGAGCGCGCCGGGGTCGGAGGGACCCTTCCCCCGGCTGCTGCCGCTGCTGTACGTGATCGGCGGTGCCGTCGGCCTGGCCGCGGCGTTCGTGCTGATGGTCGAGAAGGTCGAGCTGCTGATCAACCCGGAGTACGTCCCGAGCTGCAATCTCAACCCGATCATCTCCTGTGGTTCGGTGATGAAGACCGGGCAGGCCGCCGCGTTCGGGTTCCCGAACCCGCTGCTCGGCGTGGCCGGGTTCGCGGTGGTGCTCACCATCGGCGCCGCGTTGTTCGCGGGGGCGACCTTCCGCCGGTGGTTCTGGCTGGGGCTGCAGGCCGGCACGGTGCTCGGGGTGATCTTCGTGCACTGGCTGATGTACCAGACGCTCTACCGGATCGGCGCTGTCTGCCCGTACTGCGTCGTGGTGTGGCTGGTGACCATCCCGACGTTCCTCTACACCACGCTGCACAACCTCGACCGCGGCCACCTGCCCGTCGGCGACGCCGGCCGGAAGATCGCGGGCGTGCTGACCCGCTACCACGCGACGATCCTCACCGCGTGGATCGTGATGATCGTGGTGCTGATCGGCAGCCGGTTCTGGTCCTACTGGAGCACCCTGCTCTG encodes:
- a CDS encoding SRPBCC family protein, with amino-acid sequence MDISVSREIAAPARRVWDLLVDWERQGEWMPLTKVRVLPGPREGAGTRLEAVTGVGRAAVADPMEVVDWVPPGRCVVRHDGRVLRGSGTFEIEPLSADRCRFTWREDLSAPGGAVGEAVFAGLGRVSTAFFGYALGRLARLAER
- a CDS encoding vitamin K epoxide reductase family protein, with product MPHSPTDPPAAPTNAVNQSDPGDDELEGLDDLDDDEPDDLDDLDDLDDDLAAARPRAWSSAPGSEGPFPRLLPLLYVIGGAVGLAAAFVLMVEKVELLINPEYVPSCNLNPIISCGSVMKTGQAAAFGFPNPLLGVAGFAVVLTIGAALFAGATFRRWFWLGLQAGTVLGVIFVHWLMYQTLYRIGAVCPYCVVVWLVTIPTFLYTTLHNLDRGHLPVGDAGRKIAGVLTRYHATILTAWIVMIVVLIGSRFWSYWSTLL